The following is a genomic window from Amaranthus tricolor cultivar Red isolate AtriRed21 chromosome 10, ASM2621246v1, whole genome shotgun sequence.
ttcattgagatttcataattttcatccttttcattatcggaaatgtcttgattttctcctttattttcttctttattttcattttcattttgaatattattttgtgcACCTTCtagttttctcaattttcttggttttaaatcttttgaaccaagtggccttccacgctttctttgcacaacaatttcatcactttttACCTTTTCATCAGGAATTTCTATTCGAGCTGGAGCATTTGCTGCTGGTATATGGGAATTTGTAACTCTCTTAGTATCTgtgaatgcatcaggtaattggTTAGCAACACTTTGAAGGTGAACAATTCGTTGTACTTcttgttcacatgattttgtttttgggtctaaatattctaaatgtgttgctttccaaataagttccatatttcttttctgtaagtccacattctctccccctaaggatgggaatattgtctcattaaagtggCAATCAGCAAATCTAGCTTGAAATTGATCACCAGTTAATGGTTCAAGATATCGAATAATTGATGGAGATTCGAAACCGACATATATTCCCattcttctttgtggacccatttttgtacgttgagggGGAGCAATGGGTACATATACAGCGCAtccaaagattttcaaatgtgaaatatttggtTCATGACCAGCTACTAATTGCATTGGCGAATATTTGTGATAAGCTGTAGGTCTTAGCCTAATCAATGATGCTGCATGTAATATTGCATAACCCCAGGCCGATGATGGTAAGTTTGATTTCATTAGCAGTGgtcttgcaattaattgcaatctcttaattaaAGATTCAGCAAGACCATTTTGTGTGTGAACATGTGGCACAGGGTGTTCTACTTTAATTCCAATTgacatgcaataatcattaaaagtttgagatgtgaattcgccggcattgtccaatctaataccttttattgtataatcaggaaagtggttttttaatttgatgatttgtgcaagtagttttgcaaatgcattgtttctacttgatagaaggcttacatgtgaccatcttgtggaagcatctattaagaccatgaagtacctaaaaggtccacatggtggattaattggaccacatatatctccttgaattctttcaagaaatataggagattcattaacaatcttatttactGATGGTCTAGTAATAAATTTGCCAAGAGAACAAGAGGTGCATAAGAGCTCATTCGACTGGggaatcttaatatttcttagtgGGTGCCTGACTGaactttctattattttatacatcatcCCAGTGCCAGGATGACCTAAGCGGTCATGCTATAAAGTGAATAGCTCCTTATTGTCTAAtcttatcatatttatttcaatcgggCGGATATGGGTGAGATACAACCCCGATGAATATGCTGGCATCCTTTCAAGGATAATTTTCGTTCCATTTCTTTCTACTGTAAGGCATaagaattctttttcatttatacTTTTGGTTTCCATATGGTAACCATTTTGCCTTATTGCCTTGAAACTGATAAGATTtcttcgagatttactcgagtacagtgcatcatttatttctaattttgtcccCATAGGGAGTATGATGCATGCCTTTCCAGTGCCTTCGATTAATTTTGCTGTTCCTGATATGGTATTAACATTTGCCTCAAGCAATGTtaggtttgaaaaatattctcgatttttcaatatcgtatgtgttgctccactgtccaggaggcaatgaaatgttgatccacttactgacatttccttttctaagacaaaagaagaagagagagaaaagaaaaaaaattatattattaatataaagctaGAATACTTAATACAAAAACATAAGTAAAGAGTTACAACTTATTAAATGAAAGACAAGTTagataaaaagaaaatgcatctagtcatctcaaaagatgtaattatcttcttcttgGGGATCAAGTTTGTGGAGGTTCACATCCTCAGTAAAGAAATCGGAGACATCTAAGGTGGCTCCAGATGTACTTGCTTCATTTATAAAATTTGCTTCTGccccttttcctttgtttttctggGAAGCTTGATATAAATCTACTAAATGTTTGGCGGTACGACAAGTTCGCCCCCAATGTCCAGTCATGCCACATCTATTACATGTGCTTTTGTATTTCTggacttgtttaaaattatcatttcggggggaaaatatatttctttcataaacgtGGCTACGTCCACGGCCACGACTAAGTCCATGACCACGACCACGACCACGACTACGGCCATAGAAATTTCCTTGTTCGAAAGTATTTATGCCGCTCATTTCGTGATATTTTCCACGACCTTTGCCTCTTATAAAATACCTCCCACGACCTCGATGGCGCACATTCCTCTCAATCATATTTGTTTCATTAAAGGGCATAGTCCCAACCGGTCTCCTGTtgtgatttttcaataatagttcATTATTTTGCTCCGCAACAAGAAGTGTTTTCAGCAGTTCATGATATTTCCGGAAATGCCTTTCacgatattgttgttgtaacaaaatgctatttacgtgaaaggttgataatgtcttttctatcatttcttcatctgttattatttgtccacaatagactaattttgattttataagaTGAAGGGCTGAATTATAATCACTGATTGATTTGAAATCTTGAAACCTTAACTCTCGCCATTCATCTATGGCTTTTGGgagaagtacacttttattatggccaaatctttcatttagGTCTTCCCAAAGTAATTTTGGGTCCTCATAATTGGTGTATTCATGTTTGAGACTGTCGGTTAAATGATGTCTCAAAATTGATGCAGCTTTTGCCTTATCTTCCTCAAATTTTATGGGATCTTTTTCAATACCCTTTCCTTTGTCGGTGGGATTAAGTTCAATTATTGTGCATAATAAACCTTTTCCTTTTAGGTATAATTTGACATCTGAAGcccattgtataaaattgtttccTGTTAAATCTAGGGCATTGAATTCTCTCTTTTTGAGATCAGCcattattttctataattgagaaaatgacaaggttattaatgattttgtgtatcatcagagatattaaagcatatTAGTCTTATCTCCCcctgatttaatatctcaaacataataagcgtaatataatcataaataaaaaataaaatagataatattaatagatgataaaacagaaaaaaaaatacatattgcTAAACAAATGcaagatttatattttatttttggataattaggTAGAGCATTAACGCTACGAGTAATACAATTGAACCCATAATGATAAGGAATGCATCTAGTATTTTACTTAAATTGTCGGTGATTGGATTGATGTCGGTGTTTGAAGATGTATTGTTTGCCATGGACggttgaaggaagaagaagatgaaaggaaaaaaaaatctattatGTTTGGGATAAGATGTGAGTGGTGTGTGTGAGTTTGTGACGGTAGAAGTCACTATTTATAGGGGGTAAAAaggtaaaaattttatttatttatttatttatttattattattattattttttttttttcagaatcgAACCCTTGacgatttacttaaattataattttcggaCCACTATGGCATTCATCCCAAGGTGATATTTTTTACAATTAGAAAAGGATTTTATGTTGTGTAGAAAAAAATGTGGTCATATCTGCTAATAATCTGTGTTATGGGTAAATTaagacaatttattattatattgttaaacaaaatagaatcaaatattacttaaattataatcgttatttattattatttgaaggtgaaattaaattttatgagtttattaagtgattatataatttatagactaaaataaccaaatgcgtatgcacataatatgatgatatgatcagataaatagagataaaatCGTCCATAAAGGCGATAACAATGCTGAAATTAACCAGTCCATGAAGGCggtcattacaaaataatattagccagtccataaaggcggccattacaaaataatattagccAGTCCATAAAGGCGGCTGCAAAAGTAAAAAcgaacataaagattaaatgacattattaaaataaataattttatgggtcatttaaatttatcttgcaacGTTTAGTACATGTTCCTCCCTCATTATCTttggttcttttattacttgATGAGGGTTTATTTTCAGATGTTGTTGTTGGAGCATTATTAGTTGGTTGCGTTGATGGATTATTTGTTGGCCGTACCGGTGGAATATTAGTCGGTGGAACTGgtggattattagttggtcgtacATGTGAATTACGAGTTGGTGGTACATGTGGACTATTGgtattattgggattattatgtcggagcttatttaaatcagtccttgctgggtttgtagtgaagggtatggaattatgctcaattataaaatataaaaatgtgttagaaacaccttggatgatgatgttgacaccatttgattgttggtccatttgtgggtaccgatgaaaaaaaaaatgcttaattaggttttttttaaaaaatattaccttcttgattattaagggtagagctggtgctgataacgtgttgaaaggtagggagaatataaggagaaatATTAGTATAAGAGATAAATTTATATCTGTTTGATCTTTCTATTACTTGTTGTATCCATGCATTACAATACCATGTAGGTATTTATAGAGAAGGATGGGTGAAAGATTACAAATGTAGCACTATTCATGAATGACAATGCATTCATTTGTATTGTCTATGAAGAATATAGTATGAGAAATGAGTTGAATGAATAGTGAAGAAACAACAAGTACGAGAGAAAATGGCCGGGTGTCCTTGACTTTGTCTTCACTCAAATTAGGCCCCCACATCTTGTTTCCCCGTTACTGATTTGGGTACTTTGTATCTTCCCTTGCTTTCTTACTTCATCTTTCTCTATGACACACTGACACTCCCATCGAGACTGCCTGCAACGAACATTTTCCTCATTCATTACTTAGTTCATAGTACTACTCCTAATATTAGTTTTCCATTTTCTCtaatacattaaaaaatattaacattATCTTCAACTTAATTTTAAAGGTTAATAATATCTGATCTAGGGTCGATCGTGTGCAAGAGCAAGAAGGATTTATGCTTAGGACCCACAAAAAAATTAGACTAAAATTGTTTATTgcatcaaaattaataaaaaggtAAATGACACTACTAGTATCACGCACAAGGCAAGATCTGGGTGGGGAGTATTATTCGCAGACAACTCATACCTTTTCCCCTCAAGGAGAGAATAAATAGGATgcgcgcagtcaagaaaccTCCAATTAATACATGTGCCCAGTAAGGGTCGAACACCAAACCTTTTGCTAAATATGCAAATGCTCTATCCATTAGGCCACAATCGCCTTTGGTGCATTGAATTAATACCTTGTGTAATTAACTTGTACACTTAATCACCAATTCAAAGTACtattaatgataattgttattttgtttatttattattgaattatcaATCCacgattttaaataaaaaacagattacttaaagcttaattattaaacttaaattagtaataatatgtTCTAATTATTATTGCGTTTACTTATTCTATGATTAATCcactaaatttaattttttttttcaacttgttatctttttgtttgtaatgcattacttttttttatttgatctattttatgtatgtttgattataagaaattaaatttgtaGGTGTTAATCACATGATAAGTAAAATTCTTTTATGGATTTTTCCATAGTCCTTTTGGAGTTTAGTgcacaacaaaaatatttaattcatcACTAGTGAATTTTTAAACGATCGTACATTCGTACTCaaaatgttatatactttatatattttttattggttGTCTACTTAAGACCTATTAGGGTGTAACATTTTTtacgatattataaatttttcatttattatatattttatatataattagggATAATTTTTACCttgaacccttaaaatcccaggGCTACTCTGATCTAGTCTAGTTTCAAATGTGGGAATAAACGATAATATTAGTCTAGAACCTTTTCttcccaaatttttttttattattttataaaagtaagTTTAACTTGATAAAAATGAGTATGTCAAACAAGACAAACAAATCATaagtaaacaattaaaataagttCAATTCAACAAATATTAGACGAACATaatagtgtttggtaaattagttttggtttatttttggtaaattagttttaGTTTACTTATTGGTTATTGTGTTTTTTGGTTGTTTGAAAAgcacaaaaacaatattttgaAAGAGACTTTTAATTGAGCTAAAAAAATAGATTTTAAGCTATAAGTTTAAGTATCAAATGAATGTTGGCTGATTAGCAAGATTTTATGCCAGTTGATTACTCAATTTTTATAGATGTTTAGTAAGTATTATTTGttattgattgttgattgtttatttgtttttaaaaagtggATTAAAAGCCGAAAATTGACTGGTGAAAAGTggaggtgttcaaaatagacctGATTACCCGATATTTACCCGACTTTGAAATCGAACCCGACTCAACCcgactttaaaatgaattaaaatgatataaaaatcaatgtggacacaagAACCCATTCTAAACCGACCTGAAACACCTAACCCTAAATCGAtctgatgacccgaatgaacacctctaatgaAAAGCTACACATACTAGCTTTTGGGgttttgattaaaattttagtttttcttgGAAGCTTTTAACAAATACTT
Proteins encoded in this region:
- the LOC130826315 gene encoding uncharacterized protein LOC130826315 — protein: MADLKKREFNALDLTGNNFIQWASDVKLYLKGKGLLCTIIELNPTDKGKGIEKDPIKFEEDKAKAASILRHHLTDSLKHEYTNYEDPKLLWEDLNERFGHNKSVLLPKAIDEWRELRFQDFKSISDYNSALHLIKSKLVYCGQIITDEEMIEKTLSTFHVNSILLQQQYRERHFRKYHELLKTLLVAEQNNELLLKNHNRRPVGTMPFNETNMIERNVRHRGRGRYFIRGKGRGKYHEMSGINTFEQGNFYGRSRGRGRGHGLSRGRGRSHVYERNIFSPRNDNFKQVQKYKSTCNRCGMTGHWGRTCRTAKHLVDLYQASQKNKGKGAEANFINEASTSGATLDVSDFFTEDVNLHKLDPQEEDNYIF